The Paludibacter jiangxiensis DNA segment CAAGGATTACAACTGGATGATGGATTTCACCGAAGCCATGATCGAAAAGATCTGTCTGGACGTAAACGGCACTTCTGAAGTAACGGTGGGCGACAAAACCATCAGCTTCCAACGTCCGTTCAAACGCATCACTATGATCGACGCCATCAAGGAACATACCGGCATCGACATCAACGGAATGAACGAAGAACAGTTGCGCGACGTATGCAAACAACTGGGTATCGAAGCCAACGACACTATGGGCAAAGGCAAACTGATCGACGAAATTTTCGGCGAGAAGTGCGAAGGCAACTACATCCAGCCTACCTTTATCACCGACTATCCTATAGAAATGTCACCACTCTGCAAACGCCACCGCAACAATCCTGAACTGACAGAACGTTTCGAATTGATGGTAAACGGCAAGGAGCTGGCCAACGCATATTCAGAGCTGAACGACCCGATCGATCAACGCGCCCGTTTCGAAGAACAGTTGCGACTGAGCGAAAAAGGCGACGACGAAGCGATGTTTATCGATCAGGACTTCCTGCGTGCCCTCGAATACGGTATGCCTCCCACATCAGGTATGGGTATCGGCATGGATCGTCTGGTGATGTTGATGACCAATCAGGTGGCTATTCAGGAAGTATTGCTCTTCCCGCAAATGCGCCCCGAAAAGGTGATTCGCAAAGACAGCGCCGAAACTTTCATGTCAATTGGCATTCCGGAAGTATGGGTAGAAACTGTCAACAAAGCAGGTTTTATAACCGTTGCAGCTTTGAAAGATCAAAACCCGAACAAACTTCATCAGGATTTGTGCGGACTCAATAAAAAACTCAAATTAGGACTGACCAACCCGACCAAAGAAGAAGTAACTTTGTGGGTTGAAAACGCTAACAACCGTTGATATGGCGACCGATAGTGAAAAACAGTGCTCCGAGTATTCTCCCGGACGAATTGCCGTCTGCGGAGGTGGAAGTTGGGCAACTGCCATAGCTAAAATTCTCTTAAGTTCTCAGGATAGCATCAACTGGTACATGCGTCGTCAGGATCAGATTGACGAGTTTTTGCGGTTGAGCAAGAACCCTTCATACCTGACGGGGCTCAAATTTGAGACCGACCGCATCAACTTCACAAGTAAGATAAACGAAGTGGTAAAAAACTCGGACACGCTGATTTTTGCCACTCCGTCGCCATTTCTGAAGATGCACCTGAAGAAGTTACGTCAGTCGTTGAAAACCAAGACCGTCGTTACTGCTATCAAAGGAATTGTGCCGGATGAAAACTTAATCGTCACCGATTATTTCCAGCAATTTCTGTCGGTTCCGAAGGATAATCTGGTAGTTCTTGCGGGTCCGTGTCACGCTGAAGAAGTCGCACTGGAACGTTTGTCATATCTGACAATCGCATGCAGCAACCGTGAGAAAGCGCGTAAACTGGCCTGCGTATTTACCAACAATTACATCAAAACCAGCACAACAGACGATGTTACCGGCATTGAATATGCTTCGGTACTGAAAAATGTTTATTCTATTGCCGCCGGTATTTGCCACGGCTTGAAATATGGTGACAACTTCCAGGCTGTTCTTATTTCGAATGCCATTCAGGAAATGCAACGCTTTTGCAACGCAGTTCACCCATTGCACCGCAGCATCGACGAATCAGCCTATTTGGGCGACCTGCTGGTAACTGCCTACTCCAAATTCAGCCGCAACCGCACCTTCGGAACCATGATTGGCAAAGGCTATTCGGTTAAAACGGCTCAACTTGAAATGGAAATGATTGCCGAAGGTTATTACGGCACAAAATGTATCAAGGAAATCAACGAGTGCTACCACGTAAAGATGCCTATCATGGAATTTGTTTATAATGTACTATACAACAGAGCATCTCCCATTCTTCAGGTAAGAGCACTCACTGAATTGATCCGTTAATTCATTTTACACACATCAATTTCAAATAACACACATCAAATGGGAAACATCAGCATTAACATTGACAAAACCTTTGGATTTATCTCCAAAGAGGCTGTTTCGGGCTACGAAGCAGCAGTAAAAGCAAGCAATGCTGCTTTACATGCCGGAACCGGCAAAGGAAATGACTTCTTGGGTTGGCTCAACCTACCCTCGTCAACGACAGCAGAACATCTGGCTGACATCGAAGCCACTGCCAAAATCCTAATCGACAACTGCGAAGTAGTGGTTGTGGTAGGTATCGGCGGCAGCTACCTCGGAGCAAAAGCCGTGATCGATGCTCTTTCCAACAGTTTCGACTGGTTGCAAACCGAACGTAAATATCCGGTAATCGTTTATGCCGGTCAAAACATCGGCGAAGATTACCTCTTCGAATTGCAATCGTTCCTGAAAACAAAAAAATTCGGTATCATTTCCATCTCGAAATCGGGAACCACGACCGAACCTGCTCTGGCTTTCCGCCTGTTGAAATCACAATTGGAAGCACAACAAGGCAAAGAAGCTGCTAAAAAACTGATTGTTGCTATCACAGATAAAGCCCGTGGCGCGTTGCGTACATTAGCTACACAGGAAGGTTACAAAACATTCATCATTGAAGACAATATCGGGGGTCGTTACTCATTCCTGACACCGGTTGGTTTGTTACCAATCGCTACTGCCGGTTTCGACATCAAACAATTAGTTGCCGGTGCTGCCGACATGGAAAAGATAGCCGGTATGGATACTCCGTTTGCGGAAAATCCGGCTGCCATCTACGCTGCAACACGTAACGAACTCTACAAAAACGGCAAGAAGATCGAAATTCTGGTGAACTTTCACCCGAAACTTCACTTTGTTGCTGAATGGTGGAAACAGCTCTACGGTGAAAGCGAAGGCAAAGAAAACAAAGGCATTTTCCCTGCTGCTGTCGACTTCACTACAGATCTTCACTCTATGGGTCAATGGATTCAGGAAGGCGAACGCACTATTTTCGAAACTGTTATCTCGGTAAAAGAACCGAACCACAGCGTTAGTGTTCCTTCTGACGATGCAAACCTTGACGGCTTGAACTTCCTCGTTGGCAAAAGCGTTGATCAGGTAAATAAAATGGCAGAACTGGGTACCATGTTGGCTCACGTTGACGGTGGTGTTCCCAATATCAAAATTGAATTGCCTAAGCTCGATGAGTACAACCTCGGACAATTGCTCTATTTCTTCGAAAAAGCATGCGGTATCAGCGGTTATGTTCTCGGTGTGAATCCGTTCGACCAACCGGGCGTTGAAGCATACAAAAAGAATATGTTTGCACTGCTCGACAAACCGGGCTACGAAGCCGAAAGCAAAGCGATTAAAGCAAAATTATAAGCACTTATTTTTCAACACAAAGACTCAAAGACACTAAAATGATAAAATAATTTGATTTGTGTCTTTGTGCCTTTGTGTTTGAATCCAAATTGGAGATTGTATGAAACGTGCCATTTTTCCCGGAACATTCGACCCATTCACTATCGGTCATTACGACATTGTGAAACGCGGATTAAATCTTTTCGATGAGATTATTATCGGTGTGGGTGTAAATCAGGCAAAGAAGACTTTCTTTACCGTTGAAAAGCGAGTGGAAATAATCAGGATGGCATTTAAGAACGAACCTCGCATCAAGGTGCAGGAATATAACACATTGACCGTCGATTTCGCCAAAGAAGTGGATGCCCAGTTTATTTTGCGGGGATTGCGCTCGGTAAGCGACTTTGAATACGAACGTACCATCGCTGATGCCAACAAACATCTGGAAGGTATTGATACTGTTATTCTCAACACCGATCCGGCCTATTCGTTTATCTCATCAACAGTGGTACGCGATTTGCTGGCTTACGGGAAAGACATTTCTGCCTTTTTACCTCCCGATACCAGTTTATAAGTTTATCGGGAAATTACTTTGTGGTTTCGTCCTTCACCTCATCCACACTTTTTTTCACTTCTTCTTCAACGTCCTTCATACCGGATTTGAAGCTTTTCACTCCTTTGCCAAGGCCGTGCATCAATTCAGGAATTTTCTTCCCGCCAAACAACAGCAACACAATCAACGCAATAATGAGCAAATGCTCGTAGCTAAGAAATAATAAAGTAGTCATATAAATATTTACGATTAAATCATTTACGATTTACAATTGAGCCTGTTTGCTCAGTTGCCTGACAGTATTTTAACCCCATCACACAACTCTACAAAGTTAATACATTTATCGGGTTTGAATAGTTGCAACCTGCAAATATTTTCCATCCAAAACAGGTCGTTTCCGATTAATGAATATCCTGAGCGTTGAAAGGCGTGGCCTGATACACAAAGTAGTTCAGCCAATTGGAAAACAGCAAATTAGCATGACCTCTCCAACGCACCAGCGGTGCTTTTTTCGGATCGTTATCCCGGTAATAATTTTGAGGCACTTCAATAGATGCCCCTTTGGCAATATCGCGCTTATATTCCTGATCGAGAGTATTTGGAGCATATTCAGAATGGCCGGTGATAAAGAACTCGCGACCATTGCGCGCCATCACCATATATACGCCTGCCTCTTCCGACTCAGACAGAATGGTAAGATCCGGGCACTTCTCAATATCTTCACGTTTAATTTCGGTATGACGGCTGTGAGGGGCATAAAACACATCATCAAAACCTCTAAAAATTGAATTCAGAGGATCGTTCAATGTATGTTCGAATACACCGAATTTTTTCTGATCCAATTGATATTTGGGAATATCGTAAAAATGGTACAAACCCGCCTGAGCCGCCCAACAAATGTAAAAGGTCGATGTCACATGCGTACGGGCCCAATCAAATATTTTAGTGATTTCAGGCCAATAACTTACATCTTCATACTCAAACTGCTCTACAGGCGCTCCCGTAATAATCATCCCATCATACTTCTGATCCTTAATCTTATCGAAGTTCTTATAAAAGGCAATCATGTGCTCGATGGGCGTATTCTTGGAAGTATGCCCTTTGATCTTGATAAAATCGATCTCGATCTGAAGCGGCGAGTTCGACAGCAAACGAATCAAATCGGTTTCCGTCGTTATTTTGAGAGGCATCAGGTTAAGAATGGCAATCTTCAAAGGACGAATATCCTGCATGGAGGCCTGAAGTGAATCCATCACGAAGATATTCTCACGCTTCAACTGCTCAATGGCAGGCAACTTATCAGGAATATTTACAGGCATTTTTCTATTTACAATTTATCCCGATAGCTATCGGGGTTACAATTTACGTTTGAAAGCGGCTCACCTTCTCTCCACCTCACTTTATCACTTTCTCACTTTCTATAACTGTATCTGTCGGGCATTGATGTTCTCGGCCATGAAAACAGATGCCGAAGCAGCAAATTTCTCTTCAGCCTCCGTTGTAAGAAAACGGCATTTCCCACCCTGCGAACATTTTTGCTCCATTTCGGGATGGCGGCTCAGATAGTCGGCAAGACTATCGGCCACTATGTCACCCTGAATAACCAATGCTACATGCTTGGGCAGGTATTTCTGAATTTTATTCACCAGTAACGGATAATGCGTACAACCCAAAATCAGGGTATCTATTGCCGGATCGACCGAAAAGAGATGATCCAGATTTTTCTTTACAAAATAGTCAGCTCCGTCCGAGTCATACTCTCCGTTTTCAACCAGCGGCACCCACATAGGACACGCTTCACCAGTCACCACAATATCGGGAAACAGCTTGGCTATTTCAAGCGGATAGGATTGCGATTGAATAGTACCAGTCGTGCCTACCAGACCAACATGACGTGTTTCTGTCAGACTACCGATAGCTTCAACCGTAGGGCGGATAACACCAAGAACACGCCTGTTTGGAGCCAAACCGGGAAGATCGCGTTGCTGAATGGAGCGCAAAGCCTTTGCCGAGGCTGTATTGCAAGCCAGAATAACCAGATGGCAATCCAGTTCAAACAGCTTTTTCACACACTCCAATGTATAATGATAGACTACCTCAAACGAACGTGTTCCGTAAGGAGTACGGGCATTATCGCCGAGATAGAGATAATCGTATTGAGGCAAGCGTTGACGGATGGCATTCAAAATAGTCAACCCTCCGTACCCCGAATCGAAAACCCCGATCGGACCTATTCCTTTATGAGATAATTCTGTCTGAGACATTTTTTAGCTTCAAGATTCTCTCTGCTCACTGTGTACTGAATACTGGAGACTGAGAACTTTATTTTCTCTGATCCAGTTCTTCTTTGCTTTTCACTCTGAATTTATCCGGTTCCGGGTCAACAATCTGGTGTTTGTATGCATCAGGATAACCAACTCTGTTGATTTTGGAAGGAATACCAAATTCGTTTTGCTCGAATTTGCCATCTTTTTCAATCTTGATATTTCCATCCATATATTTCACCATCATGTATTCTCCCAGTTCTTTCCAGGATGCAGTGACAGCCTCAGCCTGTTTATTGCTAAAATCGGTAAGGTAAGCTCTGGCAGCAACCGGATCTTTGGCATACATTTCGAGAGCTGTTTTATCAATAGCAGGCACACTATCCGAGAATTGTTTTTCCCATTTTGTCTGCAACTTGCGGATATCTTCAATCATGTACGAATATTTGGTGTATGCCATGTTCGATACCCAGTTGAAAATCCAGAACGAAGATGTCCAGGAAAATTTCAGCAAACTACCGTTATGTTCGTCAAAGCACAGAGGTACTTTGGTGATTCCGCAATACATCGGCACATATTCCGAACATGCAGCATCGTCAACTCCGAACCAAAAAATTCCGCCCACAGGGTCAGGCATCCAGTGACGCATTTGTGCAATAAACGAGAATCCGGTCTGATAAGTTGCTGTCGGACGTTCGTGTACATACTCTTTGCCATCGAGTTTCCATGTCAACGGGCTACAACGCATAGGCGATCCGTAAGGGCCGGCCCCTACTCCTTTTGTAATATCCAGTTCGGTGCCTTCATAACGATCTCGCATGGCAAAAATCAGATCTTTCAATTCTACTTTTTTCGTCGGTTTTATCCACAATGGCATCCGTTCTTTGGTTTCACCTTTCACATACGAAAGATATTTGTCCATTGCCGGATCCATTTTGCGGAAGAACGACCACACGCGGGCTTCGCAGGCACGCAAGGCTACATAATCGAGCGGTGCGTATGTATCAGAAAAGCTGAATTCCGTATTATTACCATTGAAATAACCCTTTTCCCGTGCAAAAGAAATCACATCG contains these protein-coding regions:
- the lysS gene encoding lysine--tRNA ligase, with translation MELSEQEQLRRESLNGLRALGIEPYPAAAYQVTALSDNIKSTYQDDAPQREVTIAGRIMSRRIMGKASFVELQDSAGRIQIYITRDDISTDEEKTMYNVVFKKLLDIGDFIGIKGYVFRTQMGEISVHAQELTVLSKSLRPLPIVKYKDGVAYDAFEDPEQRYRQRYVDLVVNDGVRDIFLKRTKVFNSMRNFFNEQGYVEVDTPVLQPIPGGASARPFITHHNALDIPLYLRIANELYLKRLIVGGFEGVYEFSRNFRNEGMDRTHNPEFTAMEIYVSYKDYNWMMDFTEAMIEKICLDVNGTSEVTVGDKTISFQRPFKRITMIDAIKEHTGIDINGMNEEQLRDVCKQLGIEANDTMGKGKLIDEIFGEKCEGNYIQPTFITDYPIEMSPLCKRHRNNPELTERFELMVNGKELANAYSELNDPIDQRARFEEQLRLSEKGDDEAMFIDQDFLRALEYGMPPTSGMGIGMDRLVMLMTNQVAIQEVLLFPQMRPEKVIRKDSAETFMSIGIPEVWVETVNKAGFITVAALKDQNPNKLHQDLCGLNKKLKLGLTNPTKEEVTLWVENANNR
- a CDS encoding NAD(P)H-dependent glycerol-3-phosphate dehydrogenase, with the protein product MATDSEKQCSEYSPGRIAVCGGGSWATAIAKILLSSQDSINWYMRRQDQIDEFLRLSKNPSYLTGLKFETDRINFTSKINEVVKNSDTLIFATPSPFLKMHLKKLRQSLKTKTVVTAIKGIVPDENLIVTDYFQQFLSVPKDNLVVLAGPCHAEEVALERLSYLTIACSNREKARKLACVFTNNYIKTSTTDDVTGIEYASVLKNVYSIAAGICHGLKYGDNFQAVLISNAIQEMQRFCNAVHPLHRSIDESAYLGDLLVTAYSKFSRNRTFGTMIGKGYSVKTAQLEMEMIAEGYYGTKCIKEINECYHVKMPIMEFVYNVLYNRASPILQVRALTELIR
- a CDS encoding glucose-6-phosphate isomerase — its product is MGNISINIDKTFGFISKEAVSGYEAAVKASNAALHAGTGKGNDFLGWLNLPSSTTAEHLADIEATAKILIDNCEVVVVVGIGGSYLGAKAVIDALSNSFDWLQTERKYPVIVYAGQNIGEDYLFELQSFLKTKKFGIISISKSGTTTEPALAFRLLKSQLEAQQGKEAAKKLIVAITDKARGALRTLATQEGYKTFIIEDNIGGRYSFLTPVGLLPIATAGFDIKQLVAGAADMEKIAGMDTPFAENPAAIYAATRNELYKNGKKIEILVNFHPKLHFVAEWWKQLYGESEGKENKGIFPAAVDFTTDLHSMGQWIQEGERTIFETVISVKEPNHSVSVPSDDANLDGLNFLVGKSVDQVNKMAELGTMLAHVDGGVPNIKIELPKLDEYNLGQLLYFFEKACGISGYVLGVNPFDQPGVEAYKKNMFALLDKPGYEAESKAIKAKL
- the coaD gene encoding pantetheine-phosphate adenylyltransferase, whose amino-acid sequence is MKRAIFPGTFDPFTIGHYDIVKRGLNLFDEIIIGVGVNQAKKTFFTVEKRVEIIRMAFKNEPRIKVQEYNTLTVDFAKEVDAQFILRGLRSVSDFEYERTIADANKHLEGIDTVILNTDPAYSFISSTVVRDLLAYGKDISAFLPPDTSL
- a CDS encoding Sec-independent protein translocase subunit TatA/TatB → MTTLLFLSYEHLLIIALIVLLLFGGKKIPELMHGLGKGVKSFKSGMKDVEEEVKKSVDEVKDETTK
- the metA gene encoding homoserine O-acetyltransferase MetA codes for the protein MPVNIPDKLPAIEQLKRENIFVMDSLQASMQDIRPLKIAILNLMPLKITTETDLIRLLSNSPLQIEIDFIKIKGHTSKNTPIEHMIAFYKNFDKIKDQKYDGMIITGAPVEQFEYEDVSYWPEITKIFDWARTHVTSTFYICWAAQAGLYHFYDIPKYQLDQKKFGVFEHTLNDPLNSIFRGFDDVFYAPHSRHTEIKREDIEKCPDLTILSESEEAGVYMVMARNGREFFITGHSEYAPNTLDQEYKRDIAKGASIEVPQNYYRDNDPKKAPLVRWRGHANLLFSNWLNYFVYQATPFNAQDIH
- the murI gene encoding glutamate racemase: MSQTELSHKGIGPIGVFDSGYGGLTILNAIRQRLPQYDYLYLGDNARTPYGTRSFEVVYHYTLECVKKLFELDCHLVILACNTASAKALRSIQQRDLPGLAPNRRVLGVIRPTVEAIGSLTETRHVGLVGTTGTIQSQSYPLEIAKLFPDIVVTGEACPMWVPLVENGEYDSDGADYFVKKNLDHLFSVDPAIDTLILGCTHYPLLVNKIQKYLPKHVALVIQGDIVADSLADYLSRHPEMEQKCSQGGKCRFLTTEAEEKFAASASVFMAENINARQIQL
- a CDS encoding dipeptidase, which codes for MKKIFISLFLIAETLFGFSYACTNFLVGKNASTTGSTFISYAADSYFLFGALAFRPAADHAPGEMVDVHDWDTGKYMGKIKQVAHTYSVVGNMNEYQVAIGETTFGGREELVDTTSVMDYGTLIYTALQRAKTAREAIKVMTSLVEEYGYASEGESFSIADPEEIWIMEMVGKGPKGKGAVWVARRIPDDCVSAHANQARITTFPLDKPDECLFSPDVISFAREKGYFNGNNTEFSFSDTYAPLDYVALRACEARVWSFFRKMDPAMDKYLSYVKGETKERMPLWIKPTKKVELKDLIFAMRDRYEGTELDITKGVGAGPYGSPMRCSPLTWKLDGKEYVHERPTATYQTGFSFIAQMRHWMPDPVGGIFWFGVDDAACSEYVPMYCGITKVPLCFDEHNGSLLKFSWTSSFWIFNWVSNMAYTKYSYMIEDIRKLQTKWEKQFSDSVPAIDKTALEMYAKDPVAARAYLTDFSNKQAEAVTASWKELGEYMMVKYMDGNIKIEKDGKFEQNEFGIPSKINRVGYPDAYKHQIVDPEPDKFRVKSKEELDQRK